The following are from one region of the Candidatus Acidulodesulfobacterium ferriphilum genome:
- the dsrA gene encoding dissimilatory-type sulfite reductase subunit alpha, with product MGKKHETPLLDELKKGKWISFVREMERAAEKSERTEDLLGQVEESYRDKITHWKHGGMAGVRGYGAGMVGRFSEFPEKYPGVKECHSIRLNQTSGFFYNSDVLRKLADIADQHAGGLFNFHGSTGDIQILGLTQADAEDLFQKSAELGFDLGGSGSDLRTPSCCVGPARCEFANYDTLQICYDLTHAFQDELHRPSFNYKFKMKFSGCANDCVAAASRSDLAFIGTWQDNIKINQGEVKNYVKKFNVQKYVLDKCPTKCMWFEGENLVIDDSNCVKCMHCINEMPKALKSGDQKGLSILIGAKAPLVTGPRMGMMLIPFYDVHEDSKNDYEWLKGLISNMWEFWDEYGVSRERIGELIARVGLVTFLEGIGLEPTIDMVREPRSNPFIKFEDEEAGAE from the coding sequence ATGGGTAAAAAACATGAAACTCCGCTTCTTGACGAACTTAAAAAGGGGAAGTGGATAAGTTTTGTTAGAGAAATGGAAAGGGCGGCCGAAAAGAGCGAAAGAACTGAAGATCTTTTAGGGCAGGTCGAAGAATCTTACAGGGATAAAATTACCCACTGGAAACACGGAGGCATGGCGGGCGTCAGGGGATACGGCGCCGGAATGGTAGGAAGATTCTCGGAGTTTCCGGAAAAATATCCGGGCGTCAAGGAATGCCACTCAATCAGGCTAAACCAGACATCAGGTTTTTTTTATAATTCCGATGTTCTGAGAAAATTGGCTGATATAGCAGACCAGCATGCCGGCGGGCTTTTTAATTTTCACGGGTCAACCGGCGATATTCAGATATTGGGCCTTACACAGGCCGATGCCGAAGATCTATTTCAAAAAAGCGCAGAATTAGGATTCGACCTTGGCGGCAGCGGCTCGGATCTTCGTACCCCGTCTTGTTGTGTCGGACCTGCGAGATGCGAATTTGCAAACTATGACACTCTCCAGATATGCTATGACTTAACCCATGCTTTTCAGGATGAATTGCACAGGCCGTCGTTCAATTATAAATTTAAAATGAAATTTTCGGGATGCGCAAACGATTGCGTCGCGGCGGCATCAAGGTCAGATTTGGCATTTATCGGAACATGGCAGGATAATATAAAAATAAATCAGGGTGAAGTAAAAAATTACGTTAAAAAATTTAACGTCCAGAAATACGTGTTAGATAAATGTCCCACAAAATGTATGTGGTTTGAAGGAGAAAATCTTGTTATAGACGATTCTAACTGCGTTAAATGTATGCATTGTATAAACGAGATGCCTAAGGCGCTTAAATCGGGAGACCAGAAAGGCTTATCGATTTTAATAGGAGCGAAAGCTCCGTTAGTTACCGGTCCGAGAATGGGCATGATGCTCATTCCTTTCTACGATGTTCATGAAGACAGCAAAAACGACTATGAATGGCTTAAAGGATTAATAAGCAATATGTGGGAATTCTGGGATGAATACGGCGTCAGCAGGGAAAGAATAGGCGAACTTATTGCAAGGGTTGGGCTTGTCACCTTCCTCGAAGGAATAGGACTCGAACCGACAATCGATATGGTCAGGGAACCCAGAAGCAATCCTTTTATAAAGTTTGAAGACGAAGAAGCAGGCGCAGAATAA